A window of Mucilaginibacter sp. PAMC 26640 contains these coding sequences:
- a CDS encoding apolipoprotein N-acyltransferase, with amino-acid sequence MKKNIPLSIFSGLLLWLAWPPTPYTTFFLFIGLVPMLLAMEQIINSNTLQKGRKIFNTTFIGFFIWNTLCIYWVYNSLKIIGAVIAVPVTLIPYALGPLLTATACWLYYHLRLRTNRTIGLLGLVCFWIGYEYLHQSWDLNFPWMTLGNGFAMSHQWVQWYEYTGVYGGSIWVWAINILVFLIYVGLREAQTQKLRKQLVISVTLVLVLPMGFSLYRYYSYVEQVNPSNVIVAQPNIDPYDKEGTIPVFKQIETLTKLSDSLGQRNTEFFIWPETAIVDPIDEDHILVSNHYLQVKQFLNRYKNGNVITGGETYRLYDQLSNETASQLPDGRYLDRYSAAIDIENSQKVQLYHKSRLVPGAESLPFGNVLAFLKPVFAHLGGATGAYTMQTEPSVFYAQSGIGVTPMICYDAFWGGWVAKSVKQGSQFIAIITNDGWWENTSGKDQAMDYAKLRAIETRRWVCRSANTGISAFINQRGDVVQHSGWWVKTALKQDINLNSDITFYVEYGDYLPKAGSVLAVLWIVVIVVLSLQAKARGRKTAA; translated from the coding sequence ATGAAAAAAAACATACCACTTTCCATATTCTCAGGCTTATTGCTTTGGCTGGCCTGGCCACCTACCCCTTACACTACATTCTTCCTGTTTATCGGGCTGGTGCCGATGTTGCTGGCGATGGAGCAAATTATTAACTCCAACACGCTGCAAAAAGGGAGAAAAATTTTCAATACCACTTTTATCGGATTTTTTATCTGGAACACGCTTTGTATTTATTGGGTATATAACTCGCTAAAGATCATTGGCGCCGTTATCGCTGTGCCGGTAACGTTAATTCCTTATGCGCTTGGGCCGTTGCTGACGGCTACTGCCTGCTGGCTGTATTATCATTTACGATTGAGAACCAACCGTACTATAGGCCTTTTGGGTCTCGTTTGTTTTTGGATAGGGTATGAATACCTGCACCAAAGCTGGGATCTTAACTTTCCTTGGATGACTTTGGGCAACGGATTCGCTATGTCGCATCAATGGGTACAATGGTATGAATATACCGGCGTTTACGGCGGCAGCATTTGGGTTTGGGCCATCAATATCCTTGTTTTTTTGATATATGTTGGACTAAGAGAAGCCCAAACTCAAAAGCTAAGAAAGCAATTAGTTATCAGTGTAACCCTGGTTTTGGTGCTGCCAATGGGATTTTCTTTGTATAGGTACTACAGTTATGTGGAGCAGGTTAATCCATCCAATGTAATAGTGGCGCAGCCTAATATCGATCCCTACGATAAGGAGGGCACCATTCCAGTTTTTAAGCAGATAGAAACGCTGACCAAGTTATCCGATTCTTTAGGGCAACGGAATACCGAGTTTTTCATTTGGCCTGAAACTGCCATAGTGGACCCAATAGATGAAGACCATATATTGGTCAGCAACCACTATTTACAGGTAAAGCAATTTCTTAACCGGTATAAAAATGGCAATGTAATAACCGGCGGTGAAACCTATCGCCTTTATGATCAACTGAGCAACGAAACGGCAAGCCAGTTGCCCGATGGCCGGTACCTGGACAGGTATAGCGCTGCTATCGATATTGAGAATTCGCAAAAAGTTCAGCTCTATCATAAATCACGACTGGTGCCTGGAGCAGAATCATTACCGTTTGGCAACGTATTAGCGTTTTTAAAACCCGTATTTGCTCATTTAGGCGGCGCAACCGGGGCCTATACTATGCAAACTGAACCCAGCGTATTTTACGCGCAAAGCGGTATCGGTGTAACGCCAATGATCTGTTACGATGCCTTTTGGGGCGGATGGGTGGCCAAATCTGTAAAACAGGGGTCGCAATTTATAGCGATCATAACTAATGATGGCTGGTGGGAAAATACTTCAGGAAAAGACCAGGCCATGGATTATGCCAAGTTGCGCGCCATAGAAACAAGGCGCTGGGTTTGCCGCTCAGCCAATACCGGTATCTCAGCATTTATTAACCAGCGCGGTGATGTGGTGCAACACAGTGGCTGGTGGGTGAAAACAGCGCTAAAACAGGATATCAACCTCAATAGTGATATTACCTTTTATGTGGAATATGGCGATTACCTGCCCAAGGCCGGGAGCGTTTTAGCGGTGCTTTGGATTGTGGTTATTGTGGTTTTGAGTTTGCAGGCAAAGGCCCGGGGGCGGAAAACTGCCGCTTAA